One part of the Brevundimonas sp. NIBR11 genome encodes these proteins:
- a CDS encoding methyl-accepting chemotaxis protein, translated as MFFTNLPIGKKLAIAFAAVLLAIGAMGATIFVNLHALAKAGEARSTANAIVRKTATIEFKMARQENSYRGFLVSGDRYYLERLDAHRSDFKAGLADLRTEGNAEADRLADVIETGADDWYEHVVTPGVALASNPATKAQAVAMVGRDGAADNYTQVVEDGLEALNTQNMTALQATRDAQDAAASMALTALLIGLAAALLISVAAAWTLTRGIVGPVNNMIGYMRRLMGGDTAFDIPCSIRKDEFGEMGRAVEAFRDAAIEKTRLEAEGAALRGQSDEERARNQRAAEAAAREQAAVVAALGEGLDHLTRGDLTYMLTQPFPEDYVKLKDDFNAAIGQLKDAMSVVVTNVSAIRSGSGEISQAADDLSRRTEQQAASLEETAAALDQITATVNRTASGARQASETVQAAKGDAETSGIVVRDAVGAMGAIEKSAQEISQIIGVIDEIAFQTNLLALNAGVEAARAGDAGRGFAVVASEVRALAQRSAEAAKEIKVLISASTTQVNAGVSLVGQTGEALQRIVGRVAEIDGLVSEIAASAQEQATGLQQVNTAVNQMDQVTQQNAAMVEQSTAASHSLSQEAEVLAGSVARFQIGAVAAPARAAPAARPAARPVAQMRTLGRGGAALKPAPVAAEDGWEEF; from the coding sequence GTGTTCTTCACCAATCTCCCGATCGGCAAAAAGCTCGCCATCGCCTTCGCCGCCGTCCTCCTGGCGATCGGCGCCATGGGCGCGACGATCTTCGTCAACCTGCACGCCCTGGCCAAAGCCGGCGAGGCGCGCAGCACGGCTAACGCCATCGTGCGCAAGACCGCGACCATCGAGTTCAAGATGGCGCGACAGGAAAACTCGTACCGCGGCTTCTTGGTCTCCGGGGACCGCTACTATCTGGAGCGGCTGGACGCGCACCGTTCGGACTTCAAAGCCGGGCTCGCCGACCTGCGCACCGAAGGCAACGCCGAGGCCGATCGTCTGGCCGACGTGATCGAGACGGGCGCCGACGACTGGTACGAACATGTCGTCACTCCTGGCGTGGCCCTGGCCTCCAACCCGGCGACCAAGGCGCAGGCCGTGGCCATGGTCGGCCGCGACGGCGCGGCGGACAACTACACCCAGGTGGTCGAGGACGGCCTGGAAGCTCTGAACACCCAGAACATGACGGCGCTTCAGGCGACGCGCGACGCCCAGGACGCGGCGGCGAGCATGGCTCTGACGGCCCTGCTGATCGGTCTGGCCGCGGCCCTGCTGATCTCGGTCGCGGCGGCCTGGACCCTGACGCGCGGCATCGTCGGTCCGGTCAACAACATGATCGGCTACATGCGTCGACTGATGGGCGGCGACACCGCCTTCGACATCCCCTGCAGCATCCGCAAGGACGAGTTCGGCGAGATGGGCCGGGCCGTGGAGGCCTTCCGCGACGCCGCCATCGAGAAGACCCGTCTGGAGGCCGAGGGCGCCGCCCTGCGCGGCCAGTCGGACGAGGAGCGCGCTCGCAACCAGCGCGCCGCCGAGGCCGCCGCCCGCGAACAGGCCGCCGTCGTCGCGGCCCTGGGCGAGGGTCTGGATCACCTGACGCGCGGCGACCTGACCTACATGCTCACTCAGCCCTTCCCCGAGGACTATGTGAAGCTGAAGGACGACTTCAACGCGGCCATCGGCCAGCTGAAGGACGCTATGTCGGTCGTCGTCACCAACGTCTCGGCCATCCGCTCGGGCTCGGGCGAAATCAGCCAGGCCGCCGACGACCTGTCGCGCCGCACGGAACAGCAGGCCGCCTCGCTGGAAGAGACCGCCGCCGCCCTCGACCAGATCACAGCCACGGTGAACCGCACCGCCTCAGGCGCCCGTCAGGCCTCCGAGACCGTCCAGGCCGCCAAGGGTGACGCCGAGACCTCTGGCATCGTGGTCCGTGACGCCGTCGGCGCCATGGGGGCGATCGAGAAGTCAGCCCAGGAAATCAGCCAGATCATTGGCGTGATCGACGAGATCGCCTTCCAGACCAACCTCCTGGCCCTGAACGCGGGCGTCGAGGCGGCCCGTGCGGGCGACGCTGGTCGCGGCTTCGCGGTCGTGGCCTCCGAAGTCCGCGCCCTGGCTCAACGCTCGGCCGAGGCCGCCAAGGAGATCAAGGTCCTCATCTCGGCCTCGACGACCCAGGTCAACGCCGGGGTGTCGCTGGTCGGTCAGACGGGCGAGGCCCTGCAACGCATCGTCGGCCGCGTCGCCGAGATCGACGGCCTGGTCTCCGAGATCGCCGCCTCGGCCCAGGAGCAGGCGACGGGCCTCCAGCAGGTCAATACCGCCGTCAACCAGATGGACCAGGTCACCCAGCAGAATGCTGCGATGGTCGAACAGTCGACCGCCGCCAGCCATTCCCTGTCGCAGGAGGCTGAGGTGCTCGCCGGCTCGGTCGCCCGCTTCCAGATCGGCGCCGTCGCGGCCCCCGCTCGCGCGGCCCCGGCCGCTCGTCCCGCCGCCCGTCCGGTCGCCCAGATGCGCACCCTCGGTCGCGGCGGCGCGGCTCTCAAGCCGGCTCCGGTCGCCGCCGAAGACGGCTGGGAAGAGTTCTGA
- a CDS encoding STAS domain-containing protein, whose translation MAASISLPAVLDLAQAEPLKAALLPMRGQSVIVDASRVERLGGLCLQVLISAQQTWARDGHTLKIDGVSREFADQWNAFGAARTAVQGAMS comes from the coding sequence ATGGCCGCCTCGATCTCGCTTCCGGCTGTCCTTGACCTGGCCCAGGCCGAACCGCTCAAGGCCGCCCTGCTGCCCATGCGCGGCCAGTCGGTGATCGTCGACGCCTCGCGCGTCGAACGCCTCGGCGGCCTGTGCCTGCAGGTCCTGATCTCGGCCCAGCAGACCTGGGCCCGTGACGGCCACACGCTGAAGATCGACGGGGTCTCGCGTGAGTTCGCCGACCAATGGAACGCGTTCGGAGCGGCCAGGACCGCCGTGCAAGGAGCCATGTCGTGA
- a CDS encoding response regulator has translation MNTITVLIAEDDDAVRDALLVLLRSEGIRARAFASGADLLANLPEVDAACVITDVRMPDMDGIEVVQRLKALKGDAWPVVVITGHADVPMAVQMMKAGVVDFIEKPFDPNRLLEAVRGCLGHLSVLEGARQSRAEVAERIAQLSQRETQVFRALVEGRSNKEIAADLEISPRTVEIFRAKVMSKMQAKSLSALVRMGLTAPAE, from the coding sequence ATGAACACCATCACCGTCCTTATCGCCGAAGACGACGACGCGGTGCGCGACGCGCTTCTGGTCCTGCTGCGCAGCGAGGGAATTCGCGCACGCGCCTTCGCCAGCGGCGCAGACTTGCTCGCCAACCTGCCCGAGGTGGATGCGGCCTGCGTCATCACCGATGTCCGCATGCCCGACATGGACGGCATCGAGGTCGTCCAGAGGCTGAAGGCGCTGAAGGGCGATGCCTGGCCGGTCGTCGTCATCACCGGCCACGCCGATGTGCCGATGGCGGTTCAGATGATGAAGGCCGGGGTCGTCGACTTCATCGAAAAGCCCTTCGATCCCAACCGGCTGCTGGAGGCCGTGCGCGGCTGTCTAGGTCATCTGTCGGTCCTAGAGGGCGCACGCCAGAGCCGCGCCGAAGTCGCCGAACGCATCGCCCAACTGAGCCAGCGTGAAACTCAAGTGTTCCGCGCCCTGGTCGAAGGCCGCTCCAACAAGGAGATCGCCGCCGACCTGGAAATCAGCCCGCGCACGGTCGAGATCTTCCGCGCCAAGGTGATGTCGAAGATGCAGGCCAAGAGCCTGTCGGCGCTCGTGCGGATGGGGCTTACCGCGCCGGCGGAATAA
- a CDS encoding acyltransferase: MTASTVTAPPLKELVSIQYLRAAAALGVVVWHAQGQVGIPETQVLQAGIEIFFVISGYVMWLILGQRPTSPMVFLQKRLARIVPLYWLLTSIMVVLLLVAPQLLQSTRFDLPHVIASYLFVAWPNPVETAGLKPVMIPGWTLNYEMAFYLLLAVGLTMKGAWRGPFVIGVLLVLAALSPLPMPPIAGFYVSPFMAELALGVGLAMVMPRLPKTWLNHGVAIFIAGVGLLILGGSMIDADAHGRLVLLALPAVLIVGGLVAIEQAGRLPSIPVLKGVGDASYPLYMIHPVLLSAMAQAMKLAGLTVSPWAYVAAAVVVTSIVGWFAHLWLERPLIAAFRPRLRKPYPAPVPTLAAAPDQARP, encoded by the coding sequence ATGACCGCATCGACCGTCACCGCCCCGCCGCTCAAAGAGTTGGTCTCGATCCAGTATCTGCGCGCAGCAGCGGCGCTCGGCGTCGTCGTCTGGCACGCCCAGGGCCAGGTCGGCATTCCCGAGACACAGGTCCTACAGGCCGGGATCGAGATCTTCTTCGTCATCTCGGGCTACGTCATGTGGCTGATCCTCGGGCAGAGGCCGACCTCCCCGATGGTCTTCCTGCAGAAGCGGCTGGCGCGGATCGTGCCGCTGTACTGGCTATTGACCAGCATCATGGTTGTTCTTTTGCTGGTCGCGCCGCAGCTGCTGCAGAGCACCCGCTTCGACCTGCCCCATGTGATCGCCTCCTACCTGTTCGTCGCCTGGCCCAATCCGGTCGAGACGGCTGGGCTGAAGCCGGTGATGATCCCGGGCTGGACGCTGAACTACGAGATGGCCTTCTACCTCCTGCTGGCGGTCGGACTGACGATGAAGGGGGCTTGGCGGGGGCCGTTCGTCATCGGCGTCCTTCTCGTGCTGGCGGCGCTTTCGCCCCTTCCGATGCCGCCGATCGCCGGGTTCTATGTGTCGCCCTTCATGGCGGAGCTGGCGCTGGGCGTGGGGCTGGCCATGGTGATGCCGCGCCTGCCGAAGACCTGGCTGAACCACGGCGTCGCGATCTTCATCGCGGGAGTCGGCTTGCTGATCCTCGGCGGGTCGATGATCGATGCCGACGCCCACGGGCGGCTGGTTCTGCTGGCCCTGCCGGCGGTGCTGATCGTGGGCGGTCTGGTCGCCATCGAACAGGCCGGGCGACTGCCCTCCATCCCTGTGCTGAAGGGTGTCGGCGACGCCTCGTACCCCCTCTACATGATCCATCCCGTCCTCCTGTCGGCGATGGCCCAGGCCATGAAGTTGGCGGGCTTGACCGTCTCGCCCTGGGCCTATGTCGCGGCCGCTGTTGTCGTCACCTCGATCGTCGGCTGGTTCGCCCACCTTTGGCTGGAGCGCCCCCTGATCGCAGCCTTCAGACCGCGCCTGCGCAAGCCGTATCCGGCGCCCGTCCCGACCCTCGCGGCCGCACCAGACCAAGCACGCCCGTGA
- a CDS encoding TorF family putative porin, whose product MTSTARNRVQNARSAKTPIVLGALVAALVPAAASAHEINWNVGVASEYIGKGIGKSNGEIAPFGSVEVSTGQVYASVFASAAELSQGADAETITQVGWRPTLGDIKFDLAVLNRDLPGSRDGVDSNYFEYQADATRAFGRVTTRLRVNYSPDGFAATQEAWWIELQGSMALTPKTKASAAIADRSADGGAEYTAWNAGVKHKLTDNATLDVRWFDTADHGLGEPYEGRLVASISFSL is encoded by the coding sequence ATGACCTCGACTGCTCGGAACCGTGTGCAAAATGCCCGTTCCGCCAAGACCCCGATCGTCCTCGGCGCCCTCGTCGCCGCCCTCGTCCCGGCCGCCGCATCGGCTCACGAAATCAACTGGAACGTCGGCGTCGCCAGCGAATACATCGGCAAGGGCATCGGCAAATCGAACGGCGAGATCGCCCCGTTCGGCTCGGTCGAGGTCTCGACCGGCCAGGTCTACGCCAGCGTCTTCGCCTCCGCGGCCGAACTGTCGCAAGGCGCCGACGCCGAGACCATCACCCAGGTCGGCTGGCGGCCCACGCTGGGGGACATCAAGTTCGACCTGGCCGTCCTGAACCGCGACCTGCCGGGCAGCCGCGACGGCGTCGACAGCAACTATTTCGAGTACCAGGCCGATGCGACCCGCGCCTTCGGCCGCGTCACGACCCGCCTGCGCGTCAACTATTCGCCCGACGGTTTCGCCGCGACGCAGGAGGCCTGGTGGATCGAACTGCAGGGCTCGATGGCCCTGACCCCCAAGACCAAGGCCAGCGCCGCCATCGCCGATCGCTCGGCTGACGGCGGCGCCGAATACACGGCCTGGAACGCCGGGGTGAAGCACAAGCTCACCGACAACGCGACACTGGACGTCCGCTGGTTCGACACCGCCGACCACGGTCTGGGCGAGCCCTACGAGGGCCGTCTCGTCGCCTCGATCAGCTTCTCTCTCTGA
- a CDS encoding response regulator, translating into MTKTILTIDDSRTMRDMLMMALVDAGYRVIQAVDGVDGLETLAAEGADVIITDINMPRMDGFGVIEGVRADPAHRATPVLVLTTESDATKKQRARDAGATGWIVKPFDPAKLVDAVRRVAA; encoded by the coding sequence GTGACCAAAACCATCCTGACCATCGACGACAGCCGCACCATGCGCGACATGCTGATGATGGCCCTGGTCGACGCCGGCTATCGCGTCATCCAGGCCGTGGACGGCGTGGACGGGCTGGAGACGCTCGCCGCCGAGGGCGCCGACGTCATCATCACCGACATCAACATGCCCCGCATGGACGGTTTCGGCGTGATCGAGGGCGTGCGCGCCGATCCGGCGCACCGCGCCACCCCGGTGTTGGTCCTGACGACCGAGAGCGATGCGACCAAGAAGCAGCGCGCCCGCGACGCTGGCGCTACCGGCTGGATCGTCAAGCCGTTCGACCCGGCCAAGCTGGTCGACGCCGTCCGGCGCGTGGCGGCCTGA
- a CDS encoding exopolysaccharide biosynthesis polyprenyl glycosylphosphotransferase: protein MTLQSLSPPFAGDRNERRRRPRRETVASTPFVRVSMGMMNRMVGAVDASIILGVALVFHYLDIAGPPPLSIWQTAIAGVVGAVTFASALGLWSGYRVERYRRFRGQAIDVIVGVALAALANRAVVWAFEPEVLTAHLWLSLWLAAVLIGLASGRLACAMVVDILWTRGLLRRRVAVVGATLMAGDLIRRIRREEWHRDLELVGLFDDVAPGVAGTVEDLRRLAQTRRVDLIVLALPWSRSADIFHLGDRLQWISADVVTPLEQPGFLSRSNALTQIAGIPALQLTRHPFRGTQGLVKQAQDYVVAACAIVLTAPILAMAATALALSGGGPVLFRQDRIGFNGRPFSIYKLRTMTVDLTDDGAGGQIRGNPRITKIGALLRRTSIDELPQLLNVLKGEMSIVGPRPHVAGMRIGSDPYAEAVRTYAARHQIKPGITGWAQINGMRGGIDTLEKAQRGVELDLDYMRNWSLQLDLSIMVRTVTRHLMGPEVF from the coding sequence GTGACCCTTCAGAGCCTGTCTCCTCCGTTCGCCGGCGACCGCAATGAGCGCCGCCGACGGCCGCGCCGCGAGACCGTCGCCTCCACCCCCTTCGTCCGCGTCTCGATGGGGATGATGAACCGGATGGTGGGCGCTGTGGACGCCTCCATCATCCTGGGTGTCGCGCTTGTGTTCCACTATCTCGACATCGCCGGTCCGCCGCCGTTGTCGATCTGGCAGACGGCCATCGCGGGCGTCGTCGGGGCCGTGACATTCGCCTCGGCGCTGGGTCTCTGGAGCGGCTACCGGGTCGAGCGATACCGACGCTTCAGGGGACAGGCGATCGACGTGATCGTCGGTGTCGCCCTGGCGGCCCTGGCCAACCGCGCCGTCGTCTGGGCCTTCGAGCCCGAGGTGCTGACCGCCCATCTGTGGCTGTCGCTGTGGCTGGCGGCGGTTCTGATCGGACTGGCGTCGGGTCGCCTGGCCTGCGCCATGGTGGTCGACATCCTGTGGACGCGCGGCCTGCTGCGGCGGCGCGTCGCCGTGGTCGGGGCGACCTTGATGGCCGGGGACCTGATCCGCCGCATCCGGCGCGAGGAGTGGCATCGTGACCTCGAGCTGGTCGGCCTGTTCGACGACGTCGCGCCCGGCGTCGCCGGAACGGTCGAGGACCTACGCCGGCTGGCCCAAACCCGCCGCGTCGACCTGATCGTCCTGGCCCTGCCCTGGAGCCGGTCGGCCGACATCTTTCATCTGGGCGACCGGCTGCAATGGATCTCCGCCGACGTCGTCACGCCGCTGGAACAGCCCGGCTTCCTGTCGCGCTCGAACGCCCTGACCCAGATCGCCGGCATCCCCGCCCTGCAGCTGACCCGCCATCCGTTCCGGGGCACGCAGGGACTGGTTAAACAGGCGCAGGACTATGTGGTCGCCGCCTGCGCCATCGTCCTGACCGCGCCGATCCTGGCTATGGCGGCGACTGCGCTGGCCCTCTCGGGCGGCGGGCCGGTGCTGTTCCGTCAGGACCGGATCGGCTTCAACGGCCGGCCCTTCTCGATCTACAAGCTGCGCACCATGACCGTCGATCTGACCGACGACGGCGCGGGCGGGCAGATCCGGGGCAATCCAAGGATCACGAAGATCGGAGCCCTCCTGCGGCGCACTTCCATCGACGAATTGCCCCAGCTTCTGAACGTGCTGAAGGGCGAGATGTCGATCGTGGGTCCGCGTCCGCACGTCGCCGGCATGCGGATCGGATCGGACCCCTATGCCGAGGCCGTGCGGACCTATGCGGCGCGCCATCAGATCAAGCCGGGCATCACCGGCTGGGCCCAGATCAACGGCATGCGCGGCGGCATCGACACTCTGGAAAAGGCCCAGCGCGGGGTCGAGCTGGACCTTGACTACATGCGCAACTGGTCCCTGCAGCTGGACCTCAGCATCATGGTTCGGACCGTGACGCGACACCTGATGGGACCTGAGGTGTTCTGA
- a CDS encoding ATP-binding protein, whose protein sequence is MMSRPDATALLQARAAKLLQAPWAGYPLAIGAVLAALGIRSALEEFGSFYYLPMLPAIMATALFAGRREIAFAIVLAIAANVALVHRDSLTDTVANALLFAAISWLISEGILRLRTYRSRAGELSRSLARRDHMLQTILASVPVVTLDREGVVRSLTPSASCILAAPEDLAIGEPFSLFVEDFDLASLSAAEGQAGAPTIWIGRRGDGRRVDLNIQMGLNDDPADPDHAILSLTDLTEAHAADAHARELHAQLNRVWRLNSLGEMSASLSHELNQPLSAAITYLHAAQTDMKRAGPVAESAGRTVDMAKAQLLRAGEIIRRMRELLAHESRGLDVESAGSMIADLHGVIGMIARTGGVSIDLRIEDENDSVWAERIQFQQAMVNLVRNAVEALEGRPDARVLITGKAISPESYEIRVEDNGAGIATADMETIFRPLISTKSGGMGLGLSVTRTIIESHGGVLKVEASPLGGAAFSFCLMRERELVDA, encoded by the coding sequence ATGATGTCGCGACCGGACGCTACGGCGCTCCTCCAAGCCAGAGCGGCGAAACTGCTGCAGGCGCCGTGGGCCGGCTATCCGCTGGCCATCGGGGCCGTGCTGGCCGCGCTCGGCATCCGCTCCGCGCTCGAGGAGTTCGGCAGCTTCTATTACCTGCCCATGCTCCCGGCGATCATGGCCACGGCCCTGTTCGCCGGGCGGCGCGAGATCGCCTTCGCCATCGTTCTGGCCATCGCCGCCAACGTCGCCCTGGTCCACCGCGACAGCCTGACCGACACGGTCGCCAACGCCCTGTTGTTCGCGGCGATCTCATGGCTGATCTCGGAAGGCATCCTGCGCCTGCGAACCTATCGAAGCCGCGCCGGCGAACTGTCGCGAAGCCTCGCCCGGCGCGACCACATGTTGCAGACGATTCTGGCCTCCGTTCCCGTGGTGACCCTGGATCGGGAAGGCGTGGTCCGATCCTTGACTCCCTCCGCGTCATGCATCCTGGCCGCTCCGGAAGACCTGGCCATCGGTGAGCCGTTCAGCCTGTTCGTCGAGGATTTCGATCTGGCGAGCCTGTCGGCGGCGGAGGGCCAGGCCGGCGCCCCCACCATCTGGATCGGACGGCGAGGCGACGGCCGGAGGGTGGATCTCAACATTCAGATGGGCCTGAACGACGATCCGGCCGATCCAGACCACGCCATCCTGAGCCTGACCGATCTGACCGAAGCCCACGCCGCCGACGCCCATGCGCGCGAGTTGCACGCCCAGTTGAACCGGGTCTGGCGGCTGAACTCCCTAGGCGAGATGTCGGCCTCCCTCTCACACGAGCTGAACCAGCCGCTCAGCGCCGCCATCACCTATCTGCACGCCGCCCAGACCGACATGAAGCGCGCCGGTCCCGTGGCCGAAAGCGCCGGGCGGACGGTCGACATGGCCAAGGCCCAGCTTCTGCGCGCCGGGGAAATCATCCGCCGCATGCGCGAACTCCTGGCCCACGAGAGCCGGGGGCTGGACGTCGAGAGCGCCGGGTCGATGATCGCCGACCTGCACGGGGTGATCGGCATGATCGCACGCACGGGCGGCGTCTCCATCGACCTCCGGATCGAGGACGAGAACGACAGCGTCTGGGCCGAACGGATTCAGTTCCAGCAGGCCATGGTCAATCTGGTCAGGAACGCCGTGGAGGCGCTGGAGGGACGACCCGACGCCCGCGTCCTGATCACCGGCAAGGCCATCTCGCCCGAGAGCTATGAGATCCGCGTCGAGGACAACGGGGCCGGTATTGCGACCGCCGATATGGAAACCATCTTCCGCCCCCTGATAAGTACGAAATCGGGCGGAATGGGCCTGGGCCTGTCGGTGACGCGGACCATAATCGAGAGCCACGGCGGCGTGTTGAAGGTCGAGGCCAGCCCGCTGGGCGGCGCGGCCTTCTCCTTCTGCCTGATGCGCGAGCGGGAGCTTGTGGACGCATGA